One window of the Pyxicephalus adspersus chromosome 5, UCB_Pads_2.0, whole genome shotgun sequence genome contains the following:
- the MTRR gene encoding methionine synthase reductase: MCGVRKKRFLLLYGTQKGQSKDIAEEIAQQADHHGFVADIFSLQDLEQFSLEDERDPVIIVISTTGTGEPPEPAAKFVRRIQNKELPSDYLAHLRYGLLGACLRINVRLTSILAALSALRLTGAWMDWFLERSSVSARQESMGKKDKIRATPSKMAAAPSSARASTAVSSRVHSADLSDISHPTQIADAVAALLKPTLQEAIDAAVQKGIQSLRKDLREQSQRLDNAEQRITLDEDDVTSATAVISMLETKAQALQDKIEDLENRSRRKNLRVVGLPESVKPSQLLEICSTVIPHLEQVVDPWIEGLWPALKKEFMNRADNPEKTKDMKTPSSHQNVTNVPDTLDFQIKAINLNSSPSSAPVKSDADTTAEVVPSLVCSVPPLCQSSLNVPSLPVSYLDVEILDCDGKEADLSSLHPAETVFRVPITQAKRLTREDAAKTALMVELDITNTTTDFQPGDSFCVICPNPPEEVSDLITKLGLAEKRNCQICLAVKTGTKKRGAAVPDYIPEKCFVEFMLTWCLEIRAIPKKAMIRALVEHTSDAGERRRLQELCSKQGGSDYNHFIRDLSVSVLDLLSAFPSCKPPIALLIEHLPKLQARPYSAASSNLLHPGKLRFVFNVVEFAPCVGRPAPRRGVCTGWLAKLVSGSGEVKSVSTEQHFSGDSGAPEICIFRRPSLSFHLPSDTSVPIVMVGPGTGVAPFIGFLQHRENLRQQNEDGQFGESWLFFGCRSHSKDYLFREELSSFVEKGTLTHLKVSFSREPPHGTEENHPKYVQDSLKIYSKDIVRLLTELNGTIYVCGDAKNMAKDVNDALTDILSAELGLDKLEAMKTLASLRDQKRYLQDVWS; the protein is encoded by the exons ATGTGTGGCGTGCGTAAGAAGAGATTCCTGCTGCTCTACGGGACTCAGAAGGGGCAATCCAAAGACATCGCCGAGGAAATCGCCCAGCAGGCCGACCACCACGGCTTTGTTGCCGACATTTTCTCTTTGCAAGATTTGGAACAG TTCAGCTTGGAGGACGAGAGGGATCCGGTCATCATTGTGATCTCCACCACCGGAACCGGAGAGCCCCCGGAGCCCGCCGCCAAATTTGTACGGAGAATCCAAAACAAGGAGCTCCCGAGTGACTACTTGGCACATCTGCGATACGGATTATTGGGTGCGTGTTTACGCATAAACGTCAGGCTTACATCTATTCTTGCAGCCCtgt CAGCTCTTCGGCTTACTGGAGCCTGGATGGACTGGTTCCTGGAACGCTCCTCCGTGTCAGCCAGGCAGGAATCCATGGGAAAGAAGGATAAGATCCGGGCCACGCCTTCTAAGATGGCCGCCGCGCCATCCTCTGCACGTGCATCCACCGCTGTTTCTTCACGGGTACACTCTGCTGATCTTTCTGATATCTCCCATCCTACACAAATCGCTGATGCAGTGGCAGCATTGCTTAAACCTACATTACAGGAAGCTattgatgctgcagtacaaaAAGGCATACAGTCATTAAGGAAAGATTTAAGGGAGCAGTCTCAAAGATTAGATAACGCTGAACAGCGGATCACTCTGGATGAGGATGATGTTACCTCCGCCACAGCTGTTATTTCCATGCTGGAGACCAAAGCGCAAGCACTGCAGGATAAAATAGAAGACCTAGAAAACAGGTCCCGACGCAAAAACCTGCGCGTTGTGGGCCTTCCAGAAAGTGTCAAACCTTCGCAGCTACTTGAAATCTGCTCTACGGTGATACCGCA CCTGGAGCAGGTGGTGGACCCCTGGATCGAAGGACTTTGGCCGGCACTTAAGAAGGAATTCATGAACAGGGCAGACAATCCAGAGAAGACTAAGGATATGAAGACTCCATCCAGCCATCAGAATGTGACAAATGTCCCTGACACTCTGGATTTTCAGATAAAAGCTATAAACCTGAATAGCTCGCCGAGCAGTGCGCCGGTGAAAAGTGACGCTGATACGACTGCAGAAGTTGTGCCATCGCTTGTATGCTCAGTGCCCCCTCTGTGCCAGTCCAGCCTCAATGTGCCCAGTCTGCCCGTCTCGTACTTAGATGTAGAAATACTAGACTGTGATGGGAAG GAAGCTGATCTATCGTCACTTCATCCAGCAGAAACTGTTTTTCGAGTTCCAATCACTCAGGCAAAGCGTCTGACCAGAGAAGATGCAGCAAAGACAGCTTTGATGGTGGAGCTGGACATAACA AATACGACTACGGACTTCCAGCCAGGGGATTCCTTCTGTGTTATTTGCCCAAATCCTCCGGAAGAGGTGAGCGATCTCATTACCAAACTTGGATTGGCTGAGAAGAGGAATTGTCAGATCTGCTTGGCTGTTAAAACTGGAACAAAGAAAAGAG GAGCCGCAGTACCAGATTACATTCCTGAGAAATGTTTTGTGGAATTTATGCTGACCTGGTGCCTGGAAATAAGAGCGATCCCAAAGAAG GCCATGATTCGTGCTTTGGTTGAGCACACTTCAGATGCTGGGGAACGGCGAAGACTCCAAGAACTTTGCAGCAAGCAAGGTGGATCAGATTATAACCACTTCATCCGAGATCTCTCTGTCAGCGTCCTAGACCTTCTCAGTGCCTTTCCAAGCTGCAAGCCTCCAATCGCATTGTTGATAG aacATCTTCCAAAATTACAGGCCCGGCCATACTCCGCTGCCAG CTCCAACCTTCTTCATCCTGGAAAACTGCGTTTTGTTTTCAACGTGGTGGAGTTTGCACCATGTGTGGGTAGACCGGCGCCCAGACGAGGAGTATGCACTGGCTGGCTCGCCAAACTTGTGAGTGGATCCGGAGAGGTTAAGTCGGTGTCTACAGAGCAGCATTTCAGCGGGGACTCTGGAGCACCCGAG ATCTGCATTTTCAGACGACCGTCCCTCTCTTTCCATTTGCCGTCTGATACATCCGTCCCTATAGTGATGGTGGGGCCTGGAACTGGAGTTGCACCATTTATTGGGTTTTTACAGCACag AGAAAATCTTCGGCAGCAAAATGAAGATGGGCAGTTTGGAGAGTCCTGGCTGTTCTTTGGTTGTCGCAGCCACAGCAAAGATTATCTATTTCG ggAAGAACTGAGCAGCTTTGTTGAAAAGGGCACTTTAACACATTTAAAGGTCAGCTTCTCAAGAGAGCCGCCCCACGGTACAGAGGAAAATCACCCGAAATACGTTCAGGATTCTCTGAAGATTTATTCGAAAGATATTGTTAGATTACTGACTGAATTGAATGGAACCATCTATGTGTGCGG ggaTGCAAAAAATATGGCTAAAGATGTCAACGATGCATTAACTGACATTCTAAGTGCAGAGCTTGGTTTGGACAAGCTAGAAGCAATGAAGACCCTCGCCTCGCTAAGAGATCAGAAGCGATATTTACAGGACGTCTGGAGCTGA